The sequence GATATGAATGTAGTGGTCTTCGATGATTCGGTAGATTGTTTATTTTCTTAAATTATTTGCTTCAATGCTTgcctatttttttctttccagCTGTAGTGTCAATTGATCTTTTTTTCTTAAATATACTGTGCTTATAATTACACAATCAAAGTTAGGTCTTTGTATTTCAGTTTTTATAGTCTTCGTTATtacctaattttaaattttatacaGCGTGACAACTAAATAATAATTATGTTTAGTACATTATTTATAATAAATTCATTAATTTATCGAAATTcttttatttctgtttcattAAATTCAAGCTATCATGTAACCATTTTTTTATGTCGTGCTACTAACAATATTTGCGTTTAAATAGTATGAATATTTAGCTGTATCATTTAGCAGCCCGAGTGCAGTGACTGAGTCCATTGGGTATTTTTGTTCGTACTCTTGCTTTGCAAGCTTCTGAACTATTAAAGAGGTTGGCGAAGGGTTGGTCGGACTGAGTCTTGCCGAGGAAGGAGCTAGTTTACTTGCCGGTGGAGGAAAAAGGACGAGCATTAAACTCATATACCTGCACACCTATACCATTTTAAATGCCTTGGCGCTCCGTGTCGCAGAAGGAAGCGAGTTGATTTGGGCCGAGCACCTCGGCTTCTTGTTTTTTCCGTCCCGCACATGTTGTATTTTTTCTTTAGCGCGCCAATATGAATTTGCCGTCATTACATTTTTTGTTACGTAGCACTTTTACTTGTAAATTATaacattttttttggttttCACACTGGGGCCCGTCGATTATTGTTGAGGTTATCTTTTTGCTATATTTCTTGTTTACCAAGCAACATCATCTTTATATAGCCGACCCCATTCCGCCGCACACTAGTTTCACAGTGCACGGTGCGACTTTACTTGTGTTCCTTTTCTTGTAATAGCATGTCCAACCATAACAGCACAGCACGGTCTACTGCCCATCTGCTGAGCCCAACACTTGGAATCAACACAAATATAAACAAAATGCACGTGACAGTTAAGCAGATTGTTGAAGGTTCGCAGAAACCTAGGTATAAAGGAAGGATAGTTGTTAACAATAGTCAGGTTTACACGGTGAGTAGTTCAGGAGCTTCAATATTTTTGGTGATCTATTTTCATAGTATGAAATAGGTCTATATTCAATCGGGTTAGTTCATTCGCAAATCACACTTTTAAATATCAATAAGAATGATTTGCCTGCAGGTGCAATTATGTGGCATGATGTGCCATTTGGACCACGAGGAATCTTATTGTGATTACAAATTATTTGATGGCACTGGTGAAATCAAAGGAAGGGACTGGTAAGGGTCTGCGTAACAGGCAAAACATACATGTAGTTCTTCAAAAATAATATTATGAGTTTATACAGCTCGTTTTTCACAAAAAATACTTAACGATACTGATTTAATTTTGCTGTCAGGAGAGACTGCATGTCGGGCAATACCTTCTTCAGCGGTGGGAGGTATGGTTGGCATCTGCAAACGAAATTTGGTTGTGCCATTTTAGATGAACTGTGTACTAAGCATTTGCAGTATAATAGGGCTGTAGTCGTTAACAggcaatttatttatttatatttgcagTATGGGTGGATGCTAATGCATGTTTTTTTATGCAGCCTGTCAGCATATTATGTTGTTCATGCTACTGTTATCGTTGAGAGGGATTCTGCCTGCCTGAGCACATTGCATGCTAGGCAATAATTCTCTTTGTCGTCTCTTATCTATTTTTCTTGTAGTGCTATTTAGGTTATACTTGTATAATGTGCATGTAATGTGGTTCAATCAATACACAGGAAGGTGGAGGACCACAATGAATTGACGCACCATTTCCTTAATTGTGTCACTAACCACATTGAGCTGATAAGAAGCAAGAAGCGTGATTTTGAATTACGGATGACTTCATACCATGTGGCTGCTGAACTTGATAAAGAAGGTCTAATATGCTTGTTGGCAAATGATTCTGTCAGGTTTGTTATTCTCAGTCCATATATCCttataattccttttttgtTAATGATTCCACCCACTGAGACAATGTATGTTTTTTATGTTTAATAGGAAGTCTGAGGTAGGAGTGACCTATGATTTTCTACTCGGTCACATGCATATGGAAGAAAGCAAGCTCAGGTTATCATACAGTATTTAGTTTTTGAACAATCCTTTGGTGGtaattatatttttctatatcCAGCTCCCCCCCCCTACCGTCCAACATACAAACGGTCATTTGCCTTATAAATGTACCATCAAAGTGTACTGGAGTTTTGTTgtaattccaaaaattatgtgTAGACATAtctccttttttccttttttttaaactGTCTGTTTATTTCTACTCACGAGCAAGTTGTAATATCACAGGGCTGCACTGAAGGAACTCATTGATGAGGGTAGTATCTACAATACTGTTGATGATTACCATTTCAAGTTGGCTGAAAACTAGAGATGGGAGGGTACCTGGAGAGTTTTTTACTTCATATTTATCTTTTTCATGTACTCTTCCCTTACAGCTTCAGGTTGAGGAATAAATTTAAGTGCTGATGTTGAATGTGGTCACTATGAACttagtttatatttttctgGCAGCCCAAGTGTTTGTAATGTTATAAACATTTTTATATTTCATGTTAATATGTTACAACTTAATGGCTGCTTGAGAGGAAGATTAGCAGTATTAGTACCTTTATGTTGTGGGCACGAACCCCTGGTTTTCTTTTAAGCCTAGTGCGTCAGTGAGCATTTCTGCAACCTTTGATGCATCTGCTACCTGCATAAGTTTCTCTCTCACCAGTTATACAAGTGACAGGGGGTGTAAAGAGTAGTCAGCTTTGTGTTTTACAATGCAGATGCAAACTAACTTACATTTACTCTTGAAAGTGAAGAAAGCGTTCCATTATAGTGAAAGCAGAATTGGGCAGCAGCGCAACCTGTGCTCCTATTCCTGAAATCAATATGACATCGagatttaattaaattttgacaTATGCGCCTGCACCAGTCCCGCAATTCTGTTGTCATGCAATATGGATAATATCCATTCATGCAAGCATAACCTACCAGGTGCTTCCGGCAAATTGGGTGCCTATTATTTCTATTCTTGCTGCTTCCCAGTTGTAATTCCAGCCAGTTATCAAATGACTTGCTGTCAATTTCATGGCATTTTTAATCAGTCCAATGACGTATATGTGTACATCCTTGTGTTCCTCAATGCAATTTTCATTGAAAAAAGGGTCAAATACAGATATTATGTTTCTATCAAGACACCATGCGTATGTCACCCATCGGTGCCCAACAATTCCTGGGAAGAATAGCTGCTTCCAAAAAAAGAGATGAAATGAAGTTTGTGTTAACTTATTTTTTATCTACAACAGCAATTTGATGTCTGCAGAAATGaagtttgttttgttttttcttacTATTCTGCACGATGGCAGTTCATATTCTATATGCAGCGCAGATATCTGATCTTTAATCACTTGGCTTGTTGCGTTGAATGTGCCTGCAAGCAAAGTCCCCTGTTTCAAAACATAAACTTTATTATTATTCACTGTCATTactattgtgctttgtttttaGTAATGGAGTGACGCAATTAATGATAGTATCCTCAACTTACAATAAATATTGATTCAAATATGTGTCGCTGGATATAGCCTTCCACACATTCACCTCCACTCTTAGTTACCTCTGTGAATCGCCTAATTATTGCATCGAACATGTCCATAACTATTTCAGATCTGCCAGTCAGTTGTGTCTGGAATGAATTGTACGGGACCTCGATGTGTTTTGGGGTATAGTGCAGGATCACAGGGCTGTTGTTGCAACAAATGACACATTGTCAGATTGACCAAAATCAAAATATATTTAGTGTTGCCTGTTTGCATGGCAACTTTCTGTTACGATAACAAGTGGACTATCTATGTGTACACCTAGAATTACATCTTAACTGAAAAACGATTTCATTTAAATATTGGCACACATGTAGTATTCCGGCATTATCATTGACAAGtatgtgggggggggggaggtggagggggGGGTCACACATACCACTGCGGTGTATAATTTGATTGAGTTGAAGCATTTCTCGTTGAAGCTGCTGATTCCTCTCTAAACCCACTGTTGTTCAGATGATGGTGGTTGCATTGTTGGCATGTTATACATGTTTTGTGTAGACAGTTGCGTCGGTTCATGCAGCACAGAGAAATATAATACCTTGCCAGGGCACGGATTGCAAGAGCCTTCTTGAAGGTCTCATATGAGGTTACTCTGTCACACTCATCAGTTGGACCATACAACTCGATACATATGTATCCATTTGTAGCTGATGTATGAGTGAATCTTTCTTCACTAGTTTGTCCAGATATGGTTAAGCTGTTTGGTCCACGTGGCCGCTTGCGGCAGTTGCAATCTTGAATAGATGCACTACCAGTTGCATCGTTGTGCTCCGAGCTTCCATCTTCAAAAGCAAATCCTCGTCTCTGCCAATTGCAGCACACAAATAATGACGCTTCGTCCAGCATCCTGCTCACATCCGCTCCTATTGTAGTACCTGCAACAATTTATAGTGTACTGCATTTTTCGGCCAAATCCcttaatttttaaaattttgcaagGTAATGccttgttttttctatttgcaAGGTTAATTATTTTTCTCGCATAATGCCATTGACCGCTAATGTACGGAAAGGTTGTTTTTTTACCTAGCCACGCCATGTTGATGTCTCTCCCTGCATCGTAGCAGTATCCATTTGTGAATGGCTCGATTATTTTCGTTAGCACCGATGCAATGCTCCCTGCATGGTTAGCCTCGTGTCTGCTGCTCATCATTTCGAACTCAGCAACGGCGAAGAATAGTGCTCCCGCAGCCtgtttttgtaaatatattgtAAATGcgttattttttttattggtGCGGCAATTTATACAATACGACGTGTGAAAACTGTTGCTTTTTACCTTCATATGAACGCCAAGTGCTCGTGAAAAAGAGACTGAAATTTCCCATAGGCCCGGCAAACTGCTGCCAATACCTCCACAGCAAGCACTGAATGATTCATATGCCCATGAGTAACATATGCCAGAGGCGTTGCGAAGCTGCAGGTTACAATAGCAGATAAGCATTTGTTTGAGTGATTTTGCTATTCTTACGATATTCTTTATCATAAGTttgctctttctttctctcaggtCAAGTAAATAGTGTATAGATACCATTGCGAACATATCTTTGGAAAGtatattctattttttttgCGTGCTTACCTGACTCTTGCCGAACTCAAAATCTGAACTGCCACCACTTCTGCATAAACTGTCTGCTAGGACCATAGACTTAATTGTCTCCGCGGAGAAACTGCTAATGCGGGGGAATGTCGAATGCTCCATGTTCATCACTCCAACATCAATACTGTCTAGGTAAAGTACCTGAAGGTTGGTTCATTGTGTTTATTAGCATAAGACATGGCATGTGATATTCTTTAGTTCTGCTCTATtttgggggggagggggggggtaTTGTGGTATTACCTGCAAGAAAATTGAGCAGCCTGTTATGTTTGAAACTCTGTTGCTTACTTGGAGTTCAGTCTTCAGCTTTACTACTGCTTGGAAAAGTTTCCTTATTACATACTCTGACCAATCAAATTTCCCAATGCTACATGGCTCTACAAGAGCACTCCAGTAGTCGACGGACACGTAGTTGTACTTGGACCCGGGGGATAATAATGTTGACATTATATATATGACAAATGCAACTTTGAATGCAGCCTGTTCAGCTTCTGTcatcttgttgttatatttCCTCTCTACAACTTCCTGCGCCGTTTTTATGCTTCGACTTTGCCTACTATCTTCTCCTAGGTACACGGTTGTAACTTTTGAAATTATATCTCTACGTGCCATCCCGGTCTCAGATATTATGCTACCACTACATGGTATTCCAAACACTCTCTCCACATCTGTTTTTCCaaactttatttttttctttgagtCAATTACCAGTGTTTGGGTTAGTGGATCTACTCTGCTCATAAGCCAAACTGCAAATCTGCGGTTTATTTGTCGTAGAGATGGGAACAACAGCATTCCACCAAATCCAATTGACTTAACCAATTCCCGTTTAAATTCATCCAAAGATGATATGACATCATATATTTGTTTAATTGATGTCCGGGTCGATGAAACCATGTAATCATCCCTTGGATCGTTGTTTCCTACTTGTTGCGAACCAGAGATGCAGTTTCCTGAAGGGAATAGCTGACAGGTAGTTTTTAAACAATTATGTCAGCAACATGACAATTTGTCCTGTATACGTTTTAGTTATTTTTCATTTAGTTCATCAATAAGAAGGATGCTAAGCTATCTGAATAGTGGCAATAATGTAATCTAGTTTGCGTAGAATAACCAACCTCTAGTACTTCGCGGGCTGCATCAGGAACAGAACTGCGCGCAGTAGATCCGGTAGTGATTGCCTTTCCTCTCCTCATTGTTAGTTAAATCCCGCAAGCAGATGGTTTCCAGAAGCTGGGAGCCACCTCTTCCAGGCTCGAATGTTCAAAATGATGAGCCCCTGATGCTGTTGCTTTCTTCGGTTAACCACTAGCTAGGAGAGGCGTTTGGGTGGAGGGGGAGTGGGGGGTTTGGTTGGGGGCGCCTAGCCAAGCTCGTGGGTCAACTGCGGCGTAGAAGATTTTGCTGGTTGTGATCGGAGGAatggggggtggtgaggggCCTTTGCGTGCGGGGGTTCGGTATGGCTGCTAGGGTGTTCGTGGCTTGGGGTTGGgggcttgggcggcggcggcggcctggcgaTGTAGCGGGGCAGGGTCAATTGCGTagggggaacaagcgatttcgAGAAGATGTACAGTATCCACCCGTGTTTGCCTTTTCAGTTCCTTTTATTCGCAATAAACGCATTGGTGTGAACGGGGGGTGCTTGCAGGTGGTTCTGTGAACTGGCTTGCCTACACCGCGGTGACGCCGTAGACTAACGGCTGTTTGCGCACGAATCGCGACCAGCACCGAACTTGCTGGTTGACGGTCACGATTTGCTATGGGTACCTACGCCATAGGACACCAAATCCTCGTGCTGTACATGAGGGCCAGGTTCGAGCGCGTGGTGGGGTCCAGGGACTCGGAGGCGTTCTACATGGTGAaccccgacggcggcggcgggcccgaGCTCAGCATCTACCTCCTCAGGGTCTAGCTACTCTAGTCTTCTAGAATCAAGAGGGCCGGCAAATTAAAGATGCTTCTAATTTGTTTgcaagtttttcttttttgcttaAATGCTTGTGCATGCTGATTGCTATGGAGATGCATGGGGGCTGTGCATGTTTGGTTGTTTTGATTGGTGGCTACTATGTGAAATATTGAGGGTTAATCTGATTGTGTTAATTAGCTAAGTAGCTAGCTTTACTTAATTACATATCGATTAAGTTTGGTTTCTTGTTAACTTTAGTAGGTTACAGCTTGCTGTACTGTGCAATAATGTTGTTTAAGAGTaagctatatatatattgccgccccctctctctcttccccatgatttttttttctttttggaagcAGGACTCCCTCGATGAATTTTACCAGAGCTACGGTATGGTAAAACTCTGGACAAATTTTTCGAGTGCAGAAATGAACAACTATATATACTTCTGGTTGTTCACGCACACAGAGATGGGCAAGATCTGAATAGCATATAGTTTATACTCCATATATATATTGCTGAAACAAATTTAAGTTTGCTCATCACCTCGGTAAAATAAGTTACCTTTTTAACAGGGAGAgttaaaaaaaaggaacaagAGAAACACACATGGTTCATACACCAACCATGTCATTATTAAAATTATAATTACTATATGCTTCGGGGATTCTAATAAGTTCTATCCAGATAAAaattctactccctccatccacagTTTAATGGACTCTGAGTTGTTCTTGGTCAAGTTATcctaagtttgatcaaattaatAAAAGAAGAGTACTAACATCTACCTCATCAAAGAAATAAACTATGGAAATGTATTTCATAACGAATCTAATTATagttatttgatgtcataaaagTTATTATTCTTTTCGATAAATTGGTCAAACATAAAATAGTTTGACCTAAGACACAAACTCAtcataaccccccccccccctacccCAATATTTGTTGATGGAGGAGTACAAAACACGAGTATGTATGTGTTGATATATTCTTAGGTTTCAAGAAAAGAAGGTGCATAGTGCAACTCACATTTGTATATATACACCCTCCTTCAATGATTTTTGCAATTATAATTGTGTACATTTCTGAAGTCCATATATAGTGGAGCTTCCAGTACTACTTGAAAACATGGACTGTGCATATGTAAAGTTTTATTATCAGATATCTTGTGTTCTCTTAACATGCAAAATGTTGACTCTTGGATCGATTCTGTGGCACAACCAGAAACTGAAATTTCCTTGTGTGCCGTATACCGTCAGGGATATAGAGAAAAACCGACAGGAAAATTAATTCTGACGGCAAACCGACAGGCGAATCCCAACAGAGATAAAATGACAGAGAAATTACAATTGTCTGTCGGTAAATCGGTAGAAATAAATTTCATGACGGGTATTCCCTGTGTGGCAACTCACAAGAAAATTTAGCTCTATCAGATTAAAGAATCTGTCGAGAATCATTTCCATGTAGGACCTTACCGACAGGAAAATTGAATTTTTCTGTTGGTTCCCCATCAGTGTTATAAAATTATCCCTGATGAAGTATACTCATAGAAAATTGACAAACCGACCGACAAAAAAATTAGTTATTTTCTGAGTGCTGATTAATTTATCCCTGGCGGGATTCTACACAGGAAATTTTGACACAAGGTGTCTAGAAGGTAGCATGCTCTTTTTCATAACCAGACCCAAGTAAATCTCGTTCGGACAACTTTGTGCATGTTTTGAGTAGAGAGATGTGGCTAGCTACATAAATTCAAAGAATTCCAAATAGTCTATATTCCAAGGGTGGTATTAACCACAATTTATCAATTTTGTCTTTACCAGTTCCTGTGCCATTATATTCGGTAATTGGCTCACTAAAGTAGCAAGTAGAGTATATATGGATTGTTGAAAGCAATGGAAAGTTTGGTGGGAAAGCTAAAAGAAATTCAAGGAATAATTATGCAGGTCAGGACTTATTCTTTAGCTTTGTAACCCATCATTTACTTTTAATAAAAGCTAATCATGCATCATCACTCTATACTGTTTACAATGCTACTTATTTGTGATAATAAAGCTATTTGGTAGGCATATCAATATGTTGCCCTTTTCTCTCTAGCACGCCAAAAGGatggtgttcatccaccatGCTGTCCTTTACTGAAATGAATTCGGCAACATTTAATTATTGATTTCTGTTCATTTTTACCTTTTTATCTAAATAGTATACACTAACTAAAGGCATACAACGTTTTGAAACAGCAGGTAGAGAATATAATTGCTATTACAAGTTattgcaaaataaaaaatatataacacAAACACAGATAGCATAAAATGGATTACATACCATTTCCTATAAGCAAGCAAAAAAACTACTTTTACAATTTTGAGTGCATATATAAGTCCAACATATGTTAAAAATGTGTAAACGCTAGTGCTTCTATTTTTAGTCTTTATTTATCATTGCAATTCTTTTTGGTCCATACTCTATATTGAGCTTTCATTTGGTTTGTGCTAACACTAACGTGGGTTTACCTGCGAACTTTCCTTTGAAGTAATATAGAAATATGAAACCTAACTAATAAAATATTATGGTTTGTTTTTATAAAAGTGAATGGGATTGATCTGTTTTGCAAGAACTGAGGAGTACGAagaaacacatgcatggagcattaaatgcagttgaaaataAATATAGTATCAATCATattgaatcttcggacacatgcatggaacatttaaatgcagttgaaaaaaataactaattacacgaTATAACAGTTttatacgagatgaatcttttaagcttatttagtccataattggatattaattgtcaaataacaacgaaatatgctataGTATtgaaacccaaactttttcgcaaactaaacacagccacaaTGGTTCGTACCAAGTAGTAAACCTGATTTCAACCTTTATGCATGCCCAATGACATTGTttgattttgttgttattttttaaaaggagaaaagttcaggggcaccagaaaaaagaaaagtttcAACATATCCTGATCTCCACTAATCTatttgtcggtgtcctgacccggcggtccggatcccaactggtaaatgctgcgtgtttcctcgtcccagatgttgatgcaagaggcaacacagtaacgcacgggtttatcctggttccggccacggggccgtacatccagcaagggggtgtgcgaggacactgtattatcttgcaccggtggtgcctgtagtagggggataCATgcgtggcgagagagggagggaagcttgaaaggcccttgtttggttttggtaattgagtgacaccTTAGGtagactaataagtgtttatgttgagatacacaggagattagtccacacaaatacactagtatgagcaacatgtgccatggaggagaaatggctaagtgttgatgctatgctcatatagtgtgatcgaggagctcattgcatatgagacatgacatggagttatgtgaccaaagtggagaagatcaagacaaggcttggcttgatggaccggttgcaatggagaagggcaagtcaaggctttgaagcaagggaccgcgaggcggtgaagcttgggcaagatttggcgccgatggaccgaggcaacggtgaagagcgagcaaggtcaagatcgacggaccaaagaggtcatgtgatgatatggagtggatcatatcatttaagaaagatcaagccaagtgttgactcatgatgatgatcaaaaggcttgatggagttttgtgcttgtgtggcatcaatatttgggaagatgaaatggaatgcgcaaggcaaagatatgacttgtagggcatttcatttcaccggtcaaaggttgtgtagagaagtacatgaccggatttaggatagatggccgtactatcaagaggggcaaacttctttgcatatcggtcatctagtgccacttgagcgatctaacattgcgatgttacTAGGATCAAGTGGCGttgtgagatcaagtgaaaatcctttgaaaatgtttgtgaaatgctaacacacatgcacatggtgttgttcacgtggtggtgttggcacatttgcaaaggaaaaagagttggagttgatgtttatcaacttggggaagcaagaaagacttttcggtgttcttcggagattaggttagctcttggagtgaaatactgctttgatccattgtgttttgaatcaaatattcatttgggttgtgtagccctctgaataagctttccatagagtccaagatcaccaaatttggacattggagttaagagttatggccgttttaccgaggtaaaTTTCTACTgaaaatagacctgcggacggtccgctcctgggggtagacggtccgccgttatctcgaatgagctcaaacagaaccgtttttggctctgttggtggtccaaaaggaactgcggaccgtccggtccatggggacggacggtccgcctttaaaaacTGAAATGGGctcagaaacttggtagttctgtcttgggtgtccaaattgtactgcggaccgtccgccccgcCTTTAAAAACTGAAatgggcgcagaaacttggtagttctgtcttgggtgtccaaattgtactgcggacggtccggcccttgggggcggacggtccgcctcctactgaaaattctaggacagaaacactgcggtttctgtgtgtgcacactttttgaactgcggacggtccgcccccggggagcggacagtccaccggtcacttccagatttagtcagagacgtttgcaaatcggttggttcgaagttttgaactgcggacggtccgccccaggggtgcggacagtccgcccggggctctaacagtcgactctgacacataatcattgcagttctagccgttggttttgaatggcggatggtgcttaggcttgtgtgacttggcattagaattgttaggagaactcttactagcttggcactccattttctttgtgtaggatctttttggaggtgacttagagtcatagttagaggggtgaagtcttggctaagcaaatagtttcaattctgcataagtttcggttagccggcgcaattagttttagaaaggactattcaccccccctctagtccgccatctcgaccctacaaagctcccaggtctctgctagaggagaagtcgatcgaggcgagtgccaatatcgagtgCTGAGCGTCGTGTTTGCGTGATGATGATTGCGACGTCCAAGGTGACgatcccccttaaaggaagcccgtctcctccttttatagtcacaaggaggggcggtgtacatgagcaGGGGgccgtggaagtcgtcgttttcccccaaatcgcgggggtgcagtggtcgaatactgtaggaagtacactatggggcatggcgtcgggcgtgacagtcgtcctgggtatcgtccttggtcttgcggagatcgcgccggcgtcctgccagccccggcaggcggcgtggtcgtcgctgtggggtgtacagtcctccagatgtggcgtggtggcgctccgtgggccctgcaggtcagggtcttgcgtgCACCAACGgtagcggggcacgcggcggtcccggacccctctggacGTAGTGCTGGCGTGTGCACttaggaggtccgggactctGGCTGCGAGTGCTGAGCGTCCCTCCTTGAGGGGCATGTGGcgacgccggaccccttcccgagcagggggcgggtccggggccatacgtgtggtgaggtggagttcggtcagccggagttggcagaatagtaacggaaactgtgccgagcacgtcccgtcccgcgtcgcaggtacccacagtgccgccacagcgtccgggatggcggagcagtggccggagttggcggacgggactccggtcacagccactgtggggaatggtggcctgacgccgtctgtcctgggcgctgtggaggagtggttggcattcaatgcctccgtacaatgggcgggtgagcggcagggaCATTTGTCTTCtttgtcgaggggtggcctcgagcgaggtggagataattcgccctgctcgagggtaggttcgctaccctcgagcgaggcggagatgttttgccccctcgagggtagattcgctaccctcgagcgaggcggagatgcggggcgcagtcgagggtcctgatgggagccctcgagcgaggcggagatcgcccctcgggtccgagggggtcgcagatgggccgcatgctgggcttctttgagttctttccttccttccagattggaaagaggccgtgggccttcgtgggctcagttgcctaacatgtgtttgcgttttttagggtgatcttagtaccccaattaggttGTCCTTAATAGTGGTACCCGATACTATTTCTTCCCCATCATTAAGGTTAAGGTCATCAGAAGGTGCTACCTTTCCCCTTTTTGTCtatcatatttaattttttatttttcctttgtGCTTTCCTTGAATCTTTATTCTCCTGTTGGTTGGGCCAAGGTAAGAAGTGGACCATGCGGGGGCAGTGGACCAAGTCATTAGACGGAACTAGGCAGGTTGACGCGCGATGCGCGTCTATTCGAAAGATATTAActtgaaaaaaatgatgaaacataaatttatattttgttgTACTCAATCCAATATTAAATT comes from Panicum virgatum strain AP13 chromosome 4K, P.virgatum_v5, whole genome shotgun sequence and encodes:
- the LOC120703219 gene encoding uncharacterized protein LOC120703219 isoform X3, whose protein sequence is MRRGKAITTGSTARSSVPDAAREVLEVLYLDSIDVGVMNMEHSTFPRISSFSAETIKSMVLADSLCRSGGSSDFEFGKSQLRNASGICYSWAYESFSACCGGIGSSLPGLWEISVSFSRALGVHMKAAGALFFAVAEFEMMSSRHEANHAGSIASVLTKIIEPFTNGYCYDAGRDINMAWLGTTIGADVSRMLDEASLFVCCNWQRRGFAFEDGSSEHNDATGSASIQDCNCRKRPRGPNSLTISGQTSEERFTHTSATNGYICIELYGPTDECDRVTSYETFKKALAIRALARYYISLCCMNRRNCLHKTCITCQQCNHHHLNNSGFREESAASTRNASTQSNYTPQCPVILHYTPKHIEVPYNSFQTQLTGRSEIVMDMFDAIIRRFTEVTKSGGECVEGYIQRHIFESIFIGTLLAGTFNATSQVIKDQISALHIEYELPSCRILFFPGIVGHRWVTYAWCLDRNIISVFDPFFNENCIEEHKDVHIYVIGLIKNAMKLTASHLITGWNYNWEAARIEIIGTQFAGSTWNRSTGCAAAQFCFHYNGTLSSLSRVNVADASKVAEMLTDALGLKENQGFVPTT